A window of the Scandinavium goeteborgense genome harbors these coding sequences:
- the yihA gene encoding ribosome biogenesis GTP-binding protein YihA/YsxC, with the protein MTTLNYQQTHFILSAPDIRHLPSDTGIEVAFAGRSNAGKSSALNTLTNQKGLARTSKTPGRTQLINLFEVTEGKRVVDLPGYGYAEVPEEMKLKWQRALGEYLEKRLCLKGLVVLMDIRHPLKDLDKQMIEWAVDSNIEILVLLTKADKLASGARKAQLNTVREAVQAFNGDIQVEAFSSLKKIGVDLLRKKLDTWYSEIAPQEEQEEETGGE; encoded by the coding sequence TTGACTACCCTGAACTATCAACAGACGCATTTTATTCTCAGTGCGCCTGATATTCGCCACTTGCCGTCCGACACCGGGATTGAAGTGGCATTTGCCGGTCGCTCCAATGCAGGTAAATCGAGCGCTCTGAATACCCTGACTAACCAGAAAGGCCTGGCACGTACATCCAAAACGCCGGGCCGTACGCAGCTCATCAACCTGTTTGAAGTCACTGAAGGCAAACGCGTAGTCGACTTACCGGGTTACGGTTACGCCGAAGTACCGGAAGAGATGAAGCTTAAATGGCAACGTGCTCTGGGTGAGTACCTGGAAAAACGCCTTTGCCTGAAAGGGTTAGTCGTGCTGATGGATATTCGCCATCCTCTGAAAGACCTTGATAAGCAGATGATCGAATGGGCTGTCGACAGCAATATTGAAATCTTAGTTCTGCTGACCAAAGCCGACAAACTGGCCAGCGGCGCGCGTAAAGCGCAGCTGAATACGGTGCGCGAAGCCGTTCAGGCCTTTAATGGCGATATTCAGGTAGAAGCATTTTCTTCATTGAAGAAAATTGGCGTAGATTTATTACGTAAGAAACTCGATACCTGGTACAGCGAAATTGCGCCGCAGGAAGAGCAAGAAGAAGAGACCGGCGGGGAATAA
- the glnG gene encoding nitrogen regulation protein NR(I) has product MQRGIVWIVDDDSSIRWVLERALTGAGLTCTTFESGSEVLDALASKTPDVLLSDIRMPGMDGLALLKQIKQRHPMLPVIIMTAHSDLDAAVSAYQQGAFDYLPKPFDIDEAVALVERAISHYQEQQQPRNVQVNGPTTDIIGEAPAMQDVFRIIGRLSRSSISVLINGESGTGKELVAHALHRHSPRAKSPFIALNMAAIPKDLIESELFGHEKGAFTGANTIRQGRFEQADGGTLFLDEIGDMPLDVQTRLLRVLADGQFYRVGGYAPVKVDVRIIAATHQNLELRVQEGKFREDLFHRLNVIRVHLPPLRERREDIPRLARHFLQDAARELGVEAKQLHAETEAALTRLAWPGNVRQLENTCRWLTVMAAGQEVLIQDLPAELFESSVPDSPSHSLPDSWATLLAQWADRALRSGHQNLLSEAQPEMERTLLTTALRHTQGHKQEAARLLGWGRNTLTRKLKELGME; this is encoded by the coding sequence ATGCAACGAGGGATAGTCTGGATCGTTGATGACGATAGTTCCATCCGTTGGGTGCTTGAACGTGCGCTCACCGGGGCAGGATTAACCTGCACCACATTTGAAAGTGGTAGCGAAGTGCTTGACGCGCTGGCCAGCAAAACGCCGGACGTACTGCTGTCTGATATCCGAATGCCGGGTATGGACGGGCTGGCGTTGCTCAAACAGATTAAACAGCGCCATCCGATGCTACCGGTCATCATAATGACAGCCCATTCCGATCTGGATGCGGCCGTGAGCGCCTACCAGCAAGGGGCTTTCGACTATTTGCCGAAGCCGTTTGATATCGACGAAGCGGTCGCGCTGGTCGAACGTGCAATCAGTCACTATCAGGAACAGCAGCAGCCGCGCAACGTGCAGGTCAACGGGCCGACAACGGACATTATTGGCGAAGCGCCTGCGATGCAGGACGTGTTCCGCATCATCGGTCGCCTTTCCCGTTCGTCTATCAGCGTGCTGATCAACGGTGAATCCGGGACCGGTAAAGAGCTGGTTGCTCATGCCCTGCATCGCCATAGCCCGCGCGCGAAATCCCCTTTCATCGCGCTGAACATGGCAGCAATCCCTAAAGATTTGATTGAGTCTGAACTGTTTGGCCACGAAAAAGGCGCGTTTACCGGGGCGAATACCATTCGTCAGGGCCGCTTTGAACAGGCCGACGGCGGGACACTATTTTTAGATGAAATCGGCGATATGCCGCTGGATGTGCAGACCCGTTTGTTGCGCGTGCTGGCTGACGGGCAGTTTTATCGCGTGGGTGGCTATGCGCCGGTGAAAGTGGATGTTCGCATCATCGCAGCAACCCACCAGAACCTGGAGCTGCGCGTGCAGGAAGGTAAATTCCGTGAGGATTTATTCCACCGCCTGAACGTCATCCGGGTGCATCTGCCACCGCTGCGCGAACGCCGGGAAGACATTCCTCGCCTGGCGCGTCATTTCTTGCAGGACGCGGCCCGTGAACTGGGCGTTGAAGCCAAACAGCTTCATGCCGAAACCGAAGCCGCATTAACGCGCCTCGCATGGCCGGGGAACGTACGCCAGCTGGAAAATACCTGCCGCTGGCTGACGGTGATGGCCGCCGGTCAGGAAGTGCTGATTCAGGATCTGCCCGCAGAGCTGTTTGAAAGCTCCGTGCCGGACAGCCCTTCTCACTCTCTGCCTGACAGCTGGGCAACGCTGCTGGCGCAGTGGGCTGATCGCGCGCTGCGTTCCGGTCATCAAAACCTGCTCTCTGAAGCGCAACCGGAAATGGAGCGTACGCTGCTGACTACCGCCCTGCGTCATACTCAGGGGCATAAACAGGAAGCCGCGCGCTTGCTCGGCTGGGGTCGAAATACCCTGACCCGTAAGCTGAAAGAGTTGGGAATGGAATAA
- the dsbA gene encoding thiol:disulfide interchange protein DsbA, translating into MKKIFLALAGMVLAFSAAAAQITDGKQYSTLEKPVAGEPQVLEFFSFYCPHCYEFEQVLHVSDNVKKKLPEGTKMTKYHVEFLGPLGKELTQAWAVAMALGVEDKITAPMFEAVQKTQTVQTVADIRQVFVDAGIKGEDYDAAWNSFVVKSIVAQEEKAAADLQLQGVPAMYVNGKYQLNPQGMDTSNMDVFVQQYADTVKQLVEKK; encoded by the coding sequence ATGAAAAAGATTTTTCTGGCGCTGGCAGGCATGGTTCTCGCATTCAGCGCCGCCGCTGCGCAAATCACCGATGGCAAACAGTACTCCACGCTGGAGAAACCGGTAGCCGGTGAACCACAGGTTCTGGAGTTCTTCTCCTTCTATTGCCCACACTGCTATGAGTTTGAGCAGGTCCTTCACGTGTCTGATAACGTGAAGAAAAAGCTGCCGGAAGGCACCAAAATGACCAAGTATCACGTTGAGTTCCTGGGCCCACTGGGCAAAGAGCTGACTCAGGCGTGGGCAGTGGCAATGGCGCTGGGCGTGGAAGATAAGATCACCGCTCCAATGTTCGAAGCCGTACAAAAAACCCAGACCGTCCAGACTGTGGCTGACATTCGTCAGGTCTTCGTAGACGCAGGTATTAAAGGCGAAGATTATGATGCAGCCTGGAACAGCTTTGTGGTGAAATCTATCGTTGCTCAGGAAGAAAAAGCCGCAGCCGATCTGCAGCTACAGGGCGTTCCGGCGATGTACGTCAACGGTAAATACCAGCTGAACCCGCAGGGTATGGATACCAGCAACATGGATGTCTTCGTGCAGCAATATGCCGATACCGTGAAGCAACTTGTTGAGAAAAAATAA
- the polA gene encoding DNA polymerase I gives MVQIQENPLILVDGSSYLYRAYHAFPPLTNSAGEPTGAMYGVLNMLRSLIMQYQPTHAAVVFDAKGKTFRDELFEHYKSHRPPMPDDLRAQIEPLHAMVKAMGLPLLAVSGVEADDVIGTLAREAEKAGRPVLISTGDKDMAQLVTPEITLINTMTNTVLGPEEVLTKYGVPPELIIDFLALMGDSSDNIPGVPGVGEKTAQALLQGLGGLDTLYAEPEKIAGLTFRGAKTMAAKLELNKEMAYLSYKLATIKTDVELELTCDQLVVQEPVADELLSMFKQYEFKRWITDVEAGKWMQAKGGKPSAKPLAAPAAAVEEEPEEPATALSSENYVTILDEATLTQWIEKLKKAPVFAFDTETDSLDNISANMVGLSFAAEPGEAAYVPVAHDYIDAPEQLSLERVLELMKPLLEDDNSLKVGQNLKYDRGILANYGIELRGIAFDTMLESYTLDSVAGRHDMDSLSDRWLKHKTITFEEIAGKGKNQLTFNQIALEEAGRYAAEDADVTLQLHLKMWPKLQKQEGPLNVFQHIEMPLVPVLSRVERNGVNIDPDVLHNHSAELSTRLIELEQKAHEIAGEAFNLSSPKQLQTILFEKQGIKPLKKTPGGAPSTSEEVLEELALDYPLPKVILEYRGLAKLKSTYTDKLPLMINAKTGRVHTSYHQAVAATGRLSSTEPNLQNIPVRNEEGRRIRQAFVAPEDYLIVSADYSQIELRIMAHLSRDKGLLTAFAEGKDIHRATAAEVFGLPLDSVSNEQRRSAKAINFGLIYGMSAFGLSRQLNIPRKESQKYMDLYFERYPGVREYMERTREQAKEQGYVETLEGRRLYLPDIKSSNAARRAGAERAAINAPMQGTAADIIKRAMIAVDAWLLKEQPRVRMIMQVHDELVFEVHKDDLDAVTKKVHELMENSTTLDVPLLVEVGSGVNWDQAH, from the coding sequence ATGGTTCAGATCCAAGAAAACCCTCTCATCCTGGTTGATGGCTCCTCTTATCTCTACCGCGCATACCACGCGTTTCCTCCGCTGACCAACAGCGCAGGTGAACCGACGGGCGCCATGTACGGCGTACTGAATATGCTGCGCAGCCTGATCATGCAGTATCAACCAACGCATGCGGCGGTTGTCTTTGATGCCAAGGGCAAAACATTCCGTGACGAACTGTTCGAACATTACAAATCTCATCGCCCGCCGATGCCTGACGATCTTCGTGCGCAGATTGAACCGCTGCACGCGATGGTCAAGGCGATGGGCCTGCCGTTATTGGCAGTCTCAGGCGTTGAGGCTGATGACGTGATTGGCACCCTGGCGCGTGAAGCCGAAAAAGCGGGCCGTCCGGTGCTGATCAGTACCGGTGATAAAGACATGGCCCAGCTGGTCACGCCTGAAATCACGCTCATCAACACGATGACCAATACCGTGCTTGGCCCGGAAGAAGTGCTTACCAAATACGGTGTGCCGCCGGAACTGATTATCGATTTCCTCGCTCTGATGGGTGACTCCTCGGATAACATTCCTGGCGTTCCAGGCGTGGGCGAGAAAACGGCACAGGCGCTGCTGCAAGGTTTGGGCGGTCTGGATACGCTGTACGCCGAGCCGGAGAAAATCGCCGGGCTCACCTTCCGTGGCGCGAAAACCATGGCCGCGAAGCTTGAGCTGAACAAAGAGATGGCTTATCTCTCTTACAAGCTTGCGACCATCAAAACCGACGTTGAGCTGGAATTAACCTGCGATCAGCTTGTGGTTCAGGAGCCAGTGGCCGATGAACTGCTTAGCATGTTTAAGCAGTATGAGTTCAAGCGTTGGATTACGGATGTTGAAGCCGGGAAATGGATGCAGGCCAAAGGTGGCAAACCATCGGCAAAACCGCTGGCTGCGCCCGCCGCTGCGGTGGAAGAAGAACCTGAAGAGCCAGCAACTGCGCTCTCTTCGGAAAACTACGTCACTATTCTCGATGAAGCCACGCTCACTCAGTGGATCGAGAAGCTGAAGAAAGCGCCGGTCTTTGCGTTTGATACTGAAACCGACAGCCTCGACAACATCTCTGCCAATATGGTCGGTCTGTCGTTTGCCGCAGAGCCGGGCGAAGCCGCCTACGTTCCGGTCGCGCATGATTATATCGACGCGCCGGAGCAACTCTCACTCGAGCGCGTGCTGGAGTTGATGAAACCGCTGCTGGAAGATGATAACTCTCTGAAAGTCGGCCAGAACCTGAAATACGATCGCGGTATCCTGGCGAATTACGGCATTGAACTGCGCGGTATTGCGTTCGATACCATGCTGGAATCCTACACGCTCGACAGCGTGGCCGGGCGTCATGACATGGACAGCCTCTCTGACCGTTGGTTAAAACATAAAACTATCACTTTCGAAGAAATCGCCGGTAAGGGAAAAAATCAGCTCACCTTTAATCAGATTGCCCTCGAAGAAGCGGGTCGTTATGCGGCAGAAGACGCCGACGTCACGCTGCAGCTGCATCTGAAAATGTGGCCAAAACTGCAAAAGCAGGAAGGTCCGCTGAATGTTTTCCAGCATATCGAAATGCCGTTAGTGCCTGTTCTTTCACGCGTGGAGCGCAATGGAGTCAATATCGACCCGGACGTGCTGCATAACCATTCGGCGGAGCTTTCCACGCGTCTGATTGAGCTTGAGCAAAAAGCCCACGAGATAGCGGGTGAGGCGTTTAATCTGTCCTCACCAAAACAGCTGCAAACCATTCTGTTTGAAAAGCAGGGTATTAAGCCGCTGAAGAAAACCCCAGGTGGCGCGCCGTCAACTTCTGAAGAAGTACTGGAAGAGCTGGCGCTGGATTATCCGCTGCCGAAAGTTATCCTTGAATATCGCGGGTTGGCGAAGCTGAAATCGACCTACACCGACAAACTGCCGCTGATGATCAATGCTAAAACGGGCCGCGTGCACACTTCCTACCATCAGGCGGTTGCGGCGACGGGGCGTTTGTCTTCGACCGAGCCGAACCTGCAAAACATTCCGGTGCGTAATGAAGAAGGGCGCCGTATTCGTCAGGCGTTTGTCGCACCAGAGGACTATCTAATTGTTTCTGCGGACTACTCGCAAATTGAGCTGCGCATCATGGCGCACCTTTCCCGCGATAAAGGCCTGCTGACGGCCTTTGCCGAAGGCAAAGACATTCACCGAGCTACCGCGGCGGAAGTTTTTGGTCTGCCATTAGATAGCGTCAGTAACGAACAGCGTCGCAGCGCGAAGGCGATCAACTTCGGCCTGATTTATGGCATGAGCGCGTTCGGGCTATCCCGTCAGCTGAATATTCCGCGTAAAGAGTCCCAGAAATACATGGATCTCTACTTTGAGCGTTATCCGGGCGTGCGTGAATATATGGAACGTACGCGTGAGCAGGCTAAAGAGCAGGGTTACGTTGAAACGCTGGAAGGGCGCCGTCTGTATCTGCCGGACATCAAATCCAGCAATGCAGCACGTCGTGCAGGTGCTGAACGTGCGGCGATTAACGCCCCGATGCAGGGCACGGCGGCAGATATCATCAAACGTGCGATGATTGCGGTCGACGCCTGGTTGCTGAAAGAGCAGCCGCGCGTACGAATGATCATGCAGGTGCACGATGAACTGGTGTTCGAAGTGCATAAAGACGATCTCGATGCGGTTACGAAGAAAGTCCATGAGCTGATGGAAAATAGCACGACGCTCGATGTTCCATTGCTGGTGGAAGTGGGCAGCGGTGTTAACTGGGATCAGGCGCATTAA
- a CDS encoding YihD family protein: MKCKRLNEVIELLQPAWQKEPELNLMQFLQKLAKESGFDGELTDLSDDILIYHLKMRDSAKDAAIPGIKKDYEEDFKTALLRARGVIKE, encoded by the coding sequence ATGAAATGTAAACGTCTGAACGAAGTAATTGAGCTTCTCCAGCCAGCCTGGCAAAAAGAGCCCGAGCTGAATCTAATGCAATTCTTACAGAAACTGGCGAAGGAGTCAGGTTTTGACGGTGAGCTGACGGATCTTTCCGATGATATTCTGATTTATCATCTGAAAATGCGCGATTCCGCGAAAGATGCGGCTATCCCGGGCATTAAGAAAGATTATGAAGAAGATTTTAAAACTGCACTGCTCCGCGCTCGCGGCGTAATTAAAGAGTAA
- a CDS encoding serine/threonine protein kinase, with protein MNDKAFTFQTLHPDTIVDALFDQGIRVDSGLTPLNSYENRVWQFQDEDRRRFVVKFYRPQRWTADQIREEHLFAQDLQADDVPVAAPIAFEGETLLSQQGFSFAVFPSVGGRQFEPDNLDQMEWVGRSLGRLHQTGRKKLFTARPDIGLQEYLLEPRKIFETTPLVPSSLKADFLAATDKLIDAVMQQWHTRFTSLRLHGDCHAGNILWRDGPMFVDLDDARNGPAIQDLWMLLHGDRAERLMQLDTILEAYEEFSTFDTAELSFIEPLRAMRMVYYLAWLIRRWGDPAFPVNFPWLAEEDNWRRQTQMFLEQVKVLQEPPLQLTPMY; from the coding sequence ATGAACGATAAGGCTTTTACTTTCCAGACTCTACACCCGGATACCATTGTTGATGCACTTTTTGATCAGGGTATTCGGGTGGATTCTGGTTTGACTCCACTCAACAGCTACGAGAATCGCGTCTGGCAATTTCAGGATGAAGACAGACGTCGCTTCGTCGTGAAATTCTATCGTCCTCAACGCTGGACCGCAGATCAAATCCGCGAAGAACATCTGTTCGCGCAGGACTTACAGGCCGATGATGTGCCTGTCGCGGCACCTATTGCATTTGAGGGTGAAACGCTGTTGAGCCAGCAGGGGTTCTCTTTTGCGGTATTCCCAAGCGTAGGCGGCCGTCAGTTTGAACCGGATAATCTGGATCAGATGGAATGGGTTGGCCGTTCGCTGGGACGCCTTCATCAGACCGGCCGCAAAAAACTGTTTACCGCGCGCCCGGATATCGGCCTGCAGGAATATTTGCTGGAACCCCGCAAGATTTTTGAAACTACGCCGCTGGTTCCCTCTTCGCTGAAAGCCGATTTCCTTGCTGCCACAGACAAGCTGATTGATGCCGTCATGCAGCAATGGCACACCCGTTTTACTTCTCTGAGACTTCACGGCGATTGCCATGCCGGTAATATTCTCTGGCGCGATGGGCCGATGTTTGTCGATCTTGATGATGCCCGAAATGGCCCGGCCATTCAGGATTTGTGGATGCTGTTGCACGGCGATCGTGCCGAACGTTTGATGCAGCTTGATACCATTCTTGAAGCCTATGAAGAGTTCAGCACGTTCGACACCGCTGAGCTTTCCTTCATTGAACCGTTACGCGCCATGCGTATGGTTTATTACCTGGCGTGGTTAATCCGCCGCTGGGGCGATCCTGCCTTTCCCGTTAATTTTCCTTGGCTTGCCGAAGAAGATAACTGGCGCAGGCAAACCCAAATGTTCCTGGAACAAGTCAAAGTTCTCCAGGAGCCACCATTACAATTAACGCCAATGTATTAA
- the yihI gene encoding Der GTPase-activating protein YihI — protein MKKPTSAPRSTAPGKARRKTREELDQEARDRKRTKKHRGHTAGSRASGGEAGTGGKKQSQQKDPRIGSKTPIQLGAVERPVTRQQKPKSEKPMLSPQAELDLLENDERLDALLERLEKGEALSGEEQTWVDAKLDRIDALMQELGLSYDDDEDEEEDEGKEDMMRLLKGGN, from the coding sequence ATGAAAAAACCAACATCCGCACCGCGTAGCACAGCACCTGGTAAAGCCCGTCGCAAGACGCGTGAAGAGCTTGATCAGGAAGCGCGTGACCGTAAACGCACCAAAAAGCACCGTGGTCACACAGCAGGTAGCCGCGCGAGTGGCGGTGAGGCTGGCACTGGTGGCAAGAAACAGAGCCAACAGAAAGATCCACGTATTGGCAGTAAAACTCCGATTCAGCTGGGCGCTGTCGAGCGTCCGGTAACCCGGCAGCAAAAACCGAAGAGCGAGAAACCTATGCTTTCACCGCAGGCCGAGCTGGATTTACTGGAAAATGACGAGCGCCTGGACGCGCTGCTGGAACGTCTCGAGAAGGGCGAAGCCCTGAGCGGCGAAGAACAAACCTGGGTTGACGCAAAACTCGACCGCATCGATGCACTGATGCAGGAACTGGGTCTGTCTTACGACGACGATGAAGACGAAGAAGAAGACGAAGGCAAAGAAGACATGATGCGTCTGCTGAAAGGCGGAAACTAA
- a CDS encoding acyltransferase, with amino-acid sequence MSRLLAAMTLFLSIFLTIIVTIACSVPIILAGIINLLFPIPMVWRSVSAFCNLMMYCWCSGLALLLHLNPWLKWDVVGLEGLNKKNWYLLICNHHSWADIVVLCVLFRKHIPMNKYFLKQQLAWVPFIGLACWALDMPFMRRYSRAYLIRHPERRGKDVETTRRSCEKFRTHPTTIVNFVEGSRFTEDKRIETRSPYKHLLSPKAAGIAMALNVLGSQFDKLMNVTLCYPENDRTPFFDMLSGKLTRIVVHVDLVPVAQELHGDYVNDKHFKRGFQRWLNTLWTEKDARIEEMKAAASMK; translated from the coding sequence ATGTCGAGATTACTCGCTGCGATGACGCTTTTTCTGAGTATCTTCCTTACCATTATCGTGACCATTGCGTGCTCCGTGCCGATCATCCTGGCGGGCATTATCAACCTGTTGTTTCCCATTCCCATGGTATGGCGTTCCGTCTCGGCGTTTTGCAACCTGATGATGTACTGCTGGTGTTCTGGCCTTGCGTTATTACTTCATCTGAATCCGTGGCTGAAGTGGGATGTTGTAGGCCTGGAAGGGTTGAACAAGAAAAACTGGTATCTGCTTATATGCAATCATCACAGCTGGGCAGACATCGTGGTGCTGTGCGTGTTGTTCCGCAAGCATATCCCGATGAACAAATACTTTTTAAAGCAGCAACTGGCCTGGGTTCCGTTTATCGGCCTTGCCTGTTGGGCGTTGGATATGCCTTTTATGCGCCGCTACTCCAGAGCTTATTTGATTCGCCATCCGGAACGTCGTGGAAAAGATGTGGAAACCACACGACGTTCATGCGAGAAATTCCGCACTCATCCCACCACCATTGTGAATTTCGTCGAAGGCTCTCGATTTACGGAAGATAAACGCATTGAAACCCGCTCGCCTTATAAGCACCTACTGTCGCCGAAGGCTGCAGGGATAGCGATGGCGCTGAACGTATTGGGAAGCCAGTTTGATAAGCTGATGAACGTCACGCTGTGCTATCCGGAAAACGATCGCACGCCCTTTTTCGATATGCTGAGCGGGAAGTTAACCCGCATTGTCGTACATGTGGATCTGGTGCCTGTCGCACAAGAATTGCATGGCGATTACGTGAACGATAAGCACTTTAAGCGCGGTTTTCAGCGTTGGCTGAATACCTTATGGACGGAAAAAGATGCGCGAATCGAAGAGATGAAAGCGGCGGCAAGTATGAAATGA
- the mobA gene encoding molybdenum cofactor guanylyltransferase MobA, whose amino-acid sequence MNQHQGITGVVLAGGKASRMGGIDKGLQELNGIPLWQHVAATLSMQTETLAVSANRSLDIYRSLGHTVVEDALPDYPGPLAGMLSVMQQLPGEWFLFCPCDTPFIPDFLTDRFLQFRTQTPVVWAYDGERDHPTVSLINRSVVPFLEKYLEAGERRVMVFLQQCGGHRVDFSDVKDAFINVNTLDDLQSMQVKS is encoded by the coding sequence GTGAATCAGCATCAGGGGATAACCGGCGTCGTGCTGGCGGGCGGAAAGGCAAGCCGAATGGGTGGCATCGATAAAGGATTACAGGAGCTCAACGGAATTCCACTATGGCAACACGTCGCCGCTACGCTTTCTATGCAAACGGAAACATTGGCTGTCAGCGCTAACCGTTCACTGGATATATACCGTTCCCTTGGCCATACCGTAGTAGAGGATGCATTACCCGATTACCCTGGCCCCCTTGCCGGAATGCTCTCTGTAATGCAGCAATTGCCGGGCGAGTGGTTTCTTTTTTGCCCGTGCGATACGCCCTTTATTCCAGATTTTCTGACTGACCGTTTTTTGCAGTTCAGAACCCAAACACCAGTAGTATGGGCCTATGACGGCGAACGCGATCATCCCACAGTTTCCCTGATTAACCGCAGTGTAGTCCCCTTCCTGGAAAAATATCTTGAGGCAGGAGAGCGCCGGGTAATGGTCTTTCTTCAGCAGTGTGGTGGCCATCGCGTTGATTTTAGCGATGTCAAAGACGCATTTATCAACGTGAATACGCTCGACGATTTGCAAAGCATGCAGGTGAAATCATGA
- the hemN gene encoding oxygen-independent coproporphyrinogen III oxidase: MSEQLIDWDLALIQKYNYSGPRYTSYPTALEFSEAFGETDFQQAVARYPERPLSLYVHIPFCHKLCYFCGCNKIVTRQQHKADQYLDALEQEIVHRAPLFAGRKVSQLHWGGGTPTYLNKAQISRLMQLLREHFDFLADAEISIEVDPREIELDVLDHLRGEGFNRLSMGVQDFNKEVQRLVNREQDEEFIFALLNRAREIGFTSTNIDLIYGLPKQTPESFAFTLKRVAELNPDRLSVFNYAHMPTLFAAQRKIKDEDLPSAQQKLDILQETITSLTETGYQFIGMDHFARPGDELAIAQREGVLHRNFQGYTTQGDSDLLGLGVSAISMIGDSYAQNQKELKRYYQQVDESGNALWRGIALTQDDCIRRDVIKALICNFRLDFAEVETQWALDFQQYFAEDLTLLAPLAKDGLVDVNAQGIQVTAKGRLLIRNICMCFDTYLRQKARMQQFSRVI, translated from the coding sequence ATGTCTGAGCAGTTAATCGACTGGGATTTGGCCCTAATCCAGAAGTACAACTATTCCGGGCCACGTTATACCTCATACCCCACCGCGCTGGAGTTTTCCGAGGCGTTCGGCGAAACCGACTTTCAGCAGGCGGTTGCCCGTTATCCTGAACGCCCGCTGTCGCTGTACGTTCACATCCCGTTCTGCCATAAGCTCTGCTACTTCTGCGGCTGCAATAAGATTGTGACCCGCCAACAGCATAAAGCCGATCAGTACCTCGATGCGCTGGAACAGGAAATTGTCCACCGTGCGCCGCTGTTTGCCGGCCGTAAGGTAAGCCAGCTGCACTGGGGCGGCGGAACGCCAACCTATCTGAACAAAGCGCAAATCAGCCGCCTGATGCAGCTTCTGCGTGAGCATTTTGATTTTCTTGCGGATGCCGAGATTTCCATTGAAGTCGACCCGCGTGAAATCGAACTGGACGTGCTGGATCATCTGCGCGGAGAAGGTTTTAACCGCCTGAGCATGGGCGTGCAGGACTTCAACAAAGAGGTTCAGCGGCTGGTAAACCGTGAGCAGGACGAAGAGTTTATCTTTGCGCTGCTGAACCGCGCCCGCGAGATTGGCTTCACGTCGACCAATATCGACCTGATCTACGGCCTGCCGAAGCAAACGCCGGAGAGTTTTGCCTTTACCCTTAAGCGGGTTGCAGAGCTGAACCCGGACCGTCTGAGCGTGTTTAACTACGCGCACATGCCGACGCTGTTCGCGGCACAGCGTAAAATCAAAGACGAAGATTTACCGTCGGCTCAGCAAAAGCTCGATATTCTGCAGGAAACCATCACGTCGCTGACCGAAACGGGTTATCAGTTTATCGGCATGGACCATTTTGCGCGCCCGGGTGATGAACTGGCGATTGCTCAGCGTGAAGGCGTGCTGCACCGCAATTTCCAGGGCTACACCACGCAAGGTGACAGCGATTTGTTAGGCCTCGGCGTTTCAGCCATCAGCATGATTGGCGACAGCTACGCGCAGAACCAGAAAGAGCTGAAGCGTTATTATCAGCAGGTGGACGAAAGCGGGAACGCGCTGTGGCGCGGCATTGCGCTCACTCAGGATGACTGCATTCGCCGCGATGTGATCAAGGCGTTGATTTGTAACTTCCGCCTTGATTTTGCCGAGGTCGAGACGCAGTGGGCGCTGGATTTCCAGCAATACTTTGCAGAAGATTTAACGCTGCTGGCGCCGCTGGCGAAAGATGGGCTGGTGGACGTGAATGCGCAAGGTATTCAGGTGACGGCGAAAGGACGGTTGCTGATCCGCAACATCTGCATGTGTTTCGATACCTATCTGCGCCAGAAAGCGCGGATGCAGCAGTTCTCACGCGTGATATAA